The following are encoded together in the Citrobacter arsenatis genome:
- a CDS encoding CynX/NimT family MFS transporter — protein MTNTPSSRGKKAALLIAGILMIATTLRVTFTGAAPLLDAIRANYGLSTAQTGLLTTLPLLAFALVSPLAAAVARRWGIERSLFAAMLLICAGIAIRSLPSPGFLFSGTAIIGCGIALGNVLLPGLIKRDFAQHVAKLTGAYSLTMGAAAALGSAIVVPLALNGFGWHGALMVLMVFPLLALIIWLPQCRQTANASLSNSRALHSRAIWRSSLAWQVTLFLGINSLIYYVIIGWLPAILISHGYSEAQAGSLHGLLQLATAAPGLLIPLVLNKFKDQRAIAALVSLMCAVGAAGFATMPDQALLWTILFGFGSGATMILGLTFIGLRASSAHQAAALSGMAQSVGYLLAACGPPLMGKIHDLNGSWLIPLAGVAVLAMLMAVFGLCAGRNREIASA, from the coding sequence CACCACATTGCGCGTCACCTTTACCGGTGCAGCCCCGTTGCTGGATGCAATTCGCGCCAACTACGGTCTGAGCACCGCCCAGACGGGACTTCTGACCACTCTGCCACTGCTCGCCTTTGCGCTGGTATCCCCTCTGGCTGCCGCCGTTGCGCGCCGTTGGGGCATCGAACGCAGCCTGTTTGCCGCGATGCTACTGATTTGCGCAGGTATTGCGATACGTTCGCTACCCTCGCCAGGATTCCTGTTTAGCGGCACCGCCATCATCGGTTGCGGAATCGCGTTGGGAAATGTGCTTTTACCCGGACTGATTAAGCGTGATTTTGCTCAGCATGTGGCGAAACTCACTGGCGCATACTCGCTGACCATGGGCGCAGCGGCGGCACTGGGTTCAGCTATTGTGGTTCCGCTGGCGTTGAACGGGTTTGGCTGGCACGGCGCGCTGATGGTACTGATGGTCTTTCCGCTGCTGGCGCTAATTATCTGGTTACCCCAATGCCGCCAGACGGCCAATGCCAGTTTGAGCAACTCGCGCGCTCTGCATTCCCGCGCGATCTGGCGCTCCAGTCTCGCCTGGCAGGTAACGCTGTTTCTTGGGATAAATTCGCTAATCTATTACGTGATCATCGGCTGGCTACCGGCTATTTTAATCAGCCACGGCTACAGCGAGGCGCAGGCCGGTTCGTTGCATGGTTTACTGCAGCTTGCGACCGCCGCACCTGGGTTATTGATCCCTCTCGTCCTGAACAAGTTTAAGGATCAGCGTGCCATCGCCGCGCTGGTTTCATTAATGTGCGCCGTTGGCGCAGCGGGATTCGCGACAATGCCCGACCAGGCTTTGCTGTGGACTATCCTGTTTGGTTTTGGCTCAGGCGCAACGATGATCCTCGGCTTGACCTTTATTGGCCTACGCGCAAGCTCCGCGCATCAGGCTGCTGCCCTGTCCGGCATGGCACAGTCTGTCGGGTATTTACTGGCCGCCTGTGGGCCGCCGCTGATGGGTAAAATTCACGACCTCAACGGTAGCTGGCTGATTCCATTAGCGGGTGTCGCCGTGCTAGCGATGCTGATGGCGGTGTTTGGTTTGTGCGCAGGGCGCAATCGGGAAATCGCAAGCGCATAA
- a CDS encoding CTP synthase C-terminal region-related (seleno)protein, whose protein sequence is MEISPIKDTLRIALVGDYSPDIVAHQAIPLAIDDAAAVLELVADYDWLTTSDISSSEDLIGYDAIWVVPGSPYRHLEGALIAIRYARENSIPFLGTCGGFQHAILEYARNVLGWSDAAHAETDTTGRMVIAPLTCSLVEKTDDIELRANTLIAKAYGRDVITEGYHCNYGVAEDFAAELESGDLRVTGWDEAGDIRAIELVTHPFYVGTLFQHERGALAGKPVPLVQAMLRAARG, encoded by the coding sequence ATGGAAATTTCCCCAATTAAAGATACGCTTCGCATTGCGCTGGTGGGCGATTACAGCCCCGATATTGTGGCGCACCAGGCTATACCTCTTGCCATCGATGATGCCGCTGCCGTCCTGGAGTTAGTGGCTGATTATGACTGGCTAACCACATCTGATATCAGCAGCAGTGAGGATTTGATCGGCTATGATGCCATCTGGGTCGTTCCGGGTAGTCCATATCGCCATCTGGAAGGGGCGCTGATTGCGATACGCTACGCGCGTGAAAACAGCATCCCGTTCCTGGGTACCTGCGGCGGTTTTCAACATGCGATTCTGGAGTATGCTCGCAACGTGCTGGGCTGGAGCGATGCCGCCCACGCGGAAACGGACACCACGGGTCGGATGGTGATCGCACCATTGACCTGCTCGCTGGTAGAAAAAACGGATGATATTGAACTGCGGGCCAATACGCTGATTGCCAAAGCCTACGGGCGGGATGTTATCACCGAGGGTTATCACTGCAACTATGGCGTAGCGGAAGATTTTGCCGCCGAGCTTGAAAGCGGCGATCTTCGGGTGACCGGTTGGGATGAGGCTGGTGATATCCGCGCCATTGAGCTGGTGACCCATCCATTTTATGTCGGCACACTGTTTCAGCATGAGCGCGGTGCGCTGGCGGGAAAACCCGTGCCGTTAGTTCAGGCTATGCTGCGCGCAGCACGCGGATAA
- a CDS encoding putative hemolysin yields the protein MKLACIVLPGLLVLAGCTTQPEAPKPPKIGMANPASVYCEQKGGTLIAVQTPQGVRSDCKLPGGEVIDEWALWRRDHPATGQ from the coding sequence ATGAAACTGGCGTGTATTGTTTTGCCCGGCCTGCTGGTGCTGGCGGGATGTACCACTCAGCCTGAAGCCCCTAAACCACCGAAAATTGGCATGGCGAATCCGGCATCGGTGTATTGCGAACAAAAGGGCGGCACGCTGATTGCGGTACAGACCCCGCAAGGCGTAAGGTCGGATTGCAAACTACCCGGCGGGGAAGTGATTGATGAATGGGCGCTTTGGCGTAGAGATCATCCGGCAACGGGCCAGTGA
- a CDS encoding DUF488 domain-containing protein — MKIQCKRVYDPAEKDDGYRVLVDRLWPRGVKKTDLVFDEWNKALTPSSDLRKAFHAELIDFSHFCEQYRAELAQQQQEGKRLAEIARQQTLTLLYAAKNTQQNHARVLAEWLRQC, encoded by the coding sequence ATGAAAATTCAATGTAAACGCGTGTATGACCCAGCGGAAAAAGATGATGGTTATCGCGTACTGGTCGACCGGCTGTGGCCGCGCGGGGTGAAAAAGACCGACCTTGTTTTTGATGAATGGAATAAAGCGCTTACGCCGTCATCTGATTTACGCAAGGCGTTCCACGCAGAATTAATTGATTTCTCGCACTTTTGCGAACAATACCGCGCTGAACTGGCCCAACAGCAGCAGGAAGGCAAGCGTCTCGCAGAGATTGCCCGACAGCAAACCTTAACGCTACTGTATGCGGCGAAAAATACCCAGCAAAACCACGCACGGGTACTCGCTGAGTGGCTACGTCAATGCTGA